The following are from one region of the Lacinutrix sp. Bg11-31 genome:
- a CDS encoding O-antigen ligase, giving the protein MKFLSDIKLIGLHVLIALAVYILPVLSNVYLLAIFFYFFFRIIKSPINGRTLEILFACGYIVGAEVFIRMTGGSILYEASKYMVIFFSVVGIISTRISQNSFVYVLYILLLIPGVFVTGFNQTAETVIRKAIAFNLSGPVCLGIAAIFCYQKAITYSSFQKLLLYIGLPLISTTTYLFLYNPSVSEVISSTGSNFSTSGGFGPNQVATVLGLGMFVFCVRFFSKAPYKLFKIINVLLLAVISFRAIVTFSRGGVFVAVIMMVFYVLFYYKKSTSKNRKRVALLSTLFVVLGLSIWTISSIETGGFIDKRYNNEDALGREKEDVSTGRSDLMAFELNAFLENPFLGIGVGKSKELRFEKTGIKAASHNEMSRILSEHGLFGLIAFGILFITPLLLRIRNKSNIFFYSFFLFWFLTINHSSMRIAAPAFVYGLCLLTINYEKPPLHRKQVIQ; this is encoded by the coding sequence GTGAAGTTTTTAAGCGACATAAAATTAATAGGATTACATGTGTTAATTGCCCTTGCAGTTTATATACTTCCTGTGCTTTCTAATGTTTATTTATTAGCCATTTTTTTTTATTTTTTCTTTAGAATAATAAAATCGCCAATTAATGGCAGGACATTAGAGATTTTATTTGCTTGTGGTTACATTGTAGGTGCTGAGGTTTTTATAAGGATGACAGGTGGAAGTATTTTATACGAAGCTTCAAAATACATGGTTATTTTTTTTAGTGTAGTAGGTATAATCAGTACTAGAATTTCCCAAAATAGTTTTGTTTATGTACTATACATTCTACTACTAATTCCTGGTGTTTTTGTTACAGGATTTAATCAAACTGCAGAAACTGTTATTAGAAAGGCGATTGCTTTTAATTTAAGTGGACCAGTGTGTTTAGGTATTGCTGCAATCTTTTGTTATCAAAAAGCGATTACGTATTCAAGTTTTCAAAAACTACTACTCTATATTGGTTTGCCTTTAATTTCTACAACCACATATCTTTTTCTTTACAACCCAAGTGTTAGTGAGGTTATAAGTAGTACAGGTTCTAATTTTAGTACCTCTGGAGGTTTTGGACCCAATCAAGTGGCAACAGTGTTAGGACTTGGAATGTTTGTTTTTTGTGTTCGGTTTTTTTCTAAAGCACCTTATAAATTATTTAAAATAATTAATGTTCTTTTGTTAGCTGTTATTTCGTTTCGTGCCATCGTTACCTTTAGTCGTGGAGGTGTTTTTGTAGCTGTTATTATGATGGTTTTTTATGTTTTATTTTATTACAAAAAGTCTACAAGTAAAAACAGGAAACGTGTTGCTCTTTTATCAACATTGTTTGTTGTTTTGGGTCTTTCGATTTGGACAATATCCTCAATAGAAACAGGTGGTTTTATAGATAAAAGGTACAATAATGAAGATGCCTTAGGTAGAGAAAAAGAAGATGTTTCAACTGGACGTAGTGATCTAATGGCATTCGAATTAAATGCCTTTTTAGAAAACCCTTTTTTGGGAATTGGAGTAGGGAAATCTAAAGAGTTGCGTTTTGAAAAAACAGGTATTAAAGCTGCATCTCATAATGAAATGAGTCGTATTTTATCTGAGCACGGACTTTTTGGGTTGATAGCCTTTGGAATTTTATTTATTACACCATTATTACTTAGAATAAGAAATAAATCTAACATCTTTTTTTATTCTTTTTTCCTATTTTGGTTCTTAACGATTAATCATTCGTCCATGCGTATTGCTGCACCAGCATTTGTTTACGGCTTGTGTTTACTAACTATAAACTATGAAAAACCTCCTCTACATAGGAAACAAGTTATCCAGTAA
- the tatC gene encoding twin-arginine translocase subunit TatC: MVKTDVNSMSFLDHLEDLRWHLIRIFIAILVCGIVAFIFGTFIMDNIIMWPKKMTFPTYQWLCSMSTFFGIEDTTFCQAEFPFIIQNRTMAGQFSAHIWTSFYAGFIVAFPYIIYQLWHFISPGMKVNERKTSRGFIIISSLLFFIGVLFGYFIIIPLSINFLANYIVSTEILNEIDISSYISLIRSSSLAAGFVFELPIIIYFLTKVGLVTPEILKKYRKFALVIVLILSAIITPPDIASQVIVAIPILILYQASIFISRMVVKKQNKKNKKDVRISS, translated from the coding sequence ATGGTGAAAACAGATGTAAACAGTATGTCGTTTTTAGATCACCTTGAAGATTTAAGATGGCATTTAATTAGAATATTTATTGCTATACTCGTTTGTGGGATTGTCGCGTTTATTTTTGGAACGTTTATAATGGATAACATTATTATGTGGCCAAAAAAGATGACGTTTCCTACCTACCAATGGTTATGTAGTATGTCTACTTTTTTTGGTATTGAAGACACCACCTTCTGTCAAGCAGAATTCCCTTTTATTATTCAGAATAGGACAATGGCTGGACAGTTTTCGGCACATATATGGACTTCTTTCTATGCAGGATTTATTGTTGCATTTCCTTATATAATCTATCAGCTTTGGCATTTTATAAGCCCAGGAATGAAAGTAAATGAGCGAAAAACCTCTAGAGGCTTCATTATTATTTCATCTTTATTATTCTTTATTGGTGTACTGTTTGGATATTTTATTATAATTCCATTATCGATAAATTTCCTTGCCAATTATATAGTAAGTACAGAAATTTTAAACGAAATAGATATTAGTTCTTACATTTCCTTAATTAGATCTTCTTCTTTAGCTGCAGGTTTTGTATTCGAGCTTCCTATTATTATATACTTTTTAACCAAAGTTGGTTTAGTAACACCCGAAATTTTAAAAAAATACAGAAAATTTGCACTTGTTATAGTGCTTATTCTTTCAGCAATTATAACACCTCCAGATATTGCAAGTCAGGTTATTGTAGCAATACCAATATTGATTTTATATCAAGCCAGTATTTTTATATCTAGAATGGTAGTCAAGAAACAGAATAAGAAAAATAAAAAAGATGTCAGGATCAGTAGTTAA
- a CDS encoding TerC family protein: protein MGQIIFTLIMLVALQAVLGFDNLLYISLESKKAPLSEQKSVRKKGILIAIFLRIILLFVLVKVIVFFQEPFSWLTGEIEDVVKFSFNGHSIIVLIGGAFIIYTAIKEIWHMISLQQDSHKIEDSERGTKTANAAITSIVIMNLVFSFDSILAAIGLTREIEDSTVAFIVMAIAIVASGLLMLFMADKISSFLSKNRMYEVLGLFILFIVGIMLITEGGHLAHLHFFGEEIVPMSKTTFYFVIAILVIVDVVQGRYQKKLLKESTHKAE, encoded by the coding sequence ATGGGTCAAATTATTTTTACACTTATTATGCTAGTGGCTTTACAAGCCGTTTTAGGTTTCGATAACTTATTATACATCTCTTTAGAATCTAAAAAAGCACCACTATCCGAACAAAAAAGTGTTCGTAAAAAAGGAATCTTAATAGCTATTTTTTTAAGGATAATATTATTATTTGTATTGGTAAAAGTTATTGTCTTTTTTCAAGAACCTTTTTCTTGGCTAACAGGAGAGATAGAAGATGTTGTAAAGTTTTCATTTAATGGACACAGTATTATTGTGCTTATAGGTGGTGCTTTTATTATTTATACTGCTATTAAAGAAATATGGCACATGATTTCACTTCAACAAGACAGTCATAAAATAGAAGATAGTGAACGTGGTACAAAAACGGCAAATGCAGCTATTACAAGTATTGTAATTATGAATTTGGTTTTTTCTTTCGATTCTATTTTAGCAGCCATTGGTTTAACAAGAGAGATTGAGGATTCTACAGTCGCTTTTATCGTTATGGCTATTGCCATTGTAGCTAGTGGATTATTAATGCTATTTATGGCAGATAAAATTTCTAGTTTTTTATCTAAAAATAGAATGTATGAAGTCTTAGGGTTATTTATCCTTTTTATAGTTGGGATTATGCTTATTACCGAAGGTGGCCATTTGGCTCACTTACATTTCTTTGGAGAAGAAATTGTACCAATGAGTAAAACAACATTCTATTTTGTAATTGCGATACTTGTAATTGTAGATGTTGTACAAGGTCGTTACCAAAAGAAACTGTTAAAGGAGAGTACGCATAAGGCAGAATAA
- a CDS encoding phosphatidylcholine/phosphatidylserine synthase — protein MQIKKFIPNFVTLLNLLCGSIAVLFAVNSLFVTSALFVFLGIFFDFFDGLLARKLNVQSELGLQLDSLADMVTSGLVPGVVLYKLIEIAVDAPPMAGSNEWSLHWSGFSMSFIPIIGLFVTLASAYRLAKFNLDEDQQTYFKGLPTPANTLLIMSLPLIMEFQHNDIINAIILNKWFLIGLALLSCYLLNSGIKLFALKFKDYSFKNNAMRYVFIILSLVLLIVLHFAAIPVIILLYIFLSLIQNNQN, from the coding sequence ATGCAAATTAAAAAATTTATACCAAATTTTGTAACGCTTCTTAATCTGTTATGCGGAAGTATAGCCGTATTATTTGCAGTTAACAGTCTTTTTGTTACTTCAGCATTATTTGTGTTTTTAGGCATATTTTTCGATTTTTTCGATGGGCTTTTGGCGAGAAAATTAAACGTGCAAAGTGAATTGGGTTTACAATTAGATTCTCTGGCAGATATGGTTACTAGCGGACTTGTACCAGGAGTTGTACTATATAAACTAATAGAAATTGCTGTAGATGCTCCACCAATGGCAGGATCTAACGAGTGGTCGCTACATTGGTCTGGGTTTTCAATGTCTTTTATTCCAATTATTGGCTTGTTTGTTACGTTAGCTTCGGCTTACAGATTAGCAAAGTTTAATTTAGATGAAGATCAACAGACTTATTTTAAAGGCTTGCCAACACCAGCTAATACATTACTTATTATGTCGTTACCATTAATTATGGAGTTTCAACATAATGATATTATTAATGCAATTATACTAAACAAGTGGTTTTTAATTGGGCTTGCTCTTTTAAGTTGCTACTTGCTTAATTCGGGTATTAAACTATTCGCTTTAAAATTTAAAGACTATAGTTTTAAAAATAATGCAATGCGTTATGTTTTTATTATTCTAAGTCTAGTATTACTAATTGTGCTTCATTTTGCAGCAATACCAGTAATTATATTATTATATATTTTCCTCTCTTTAATTCAAAATAACCAAAACTAA
- a CDS encoding sugar transferase produces MTKQSNIHFEISERKILLRLFDILSISLALYGFSYFSGFDYIKIDETHWRWLVVLVIYVMGFGTVFELYDLKKSSKIETVTNAILLTTSVTVLVYLLTPYYTPTLPENRIQILYFYLAILFPLLLWRLAYITFIASPRFYKRALLVGETSSIEAVVSSIKKADPNYQIIGFINCEAEKEDSIKFKGITEYKANQIHEIISEENISEIVIASYNSETISSSIYVDLTTLLERGYPVREYTQVYEDMSYRVPVQFIGKDFYKDFPFSRNNKNRFYLAYRRFFDVILSVFGVLCSLVVLPFIVIGNAIGNRGPLLYSQERVGKNGKPFKIFKFRSMVTNAEAGGAVWAQKNDSRVTAFGRFLRTTRLDELPQLINIIKGEMSIIGPRPERPMFVNELAQVIPFYHTRHIVKPGLTGWAQVNARYGSSIDDSLVKLEYDLYYIKHRGFLLDFNIIIKTLSTVIFFRGQ; encoded by the coding sequence ATGACCAAACAGTCTAATATTCATTTTGAAATATCAGAACGTAAGATCTTGTTAAGACTTTTCGATATTTTATCTATTAGTCTTGCTTTATATGGGTTTAGTTATTTTTCAGGATTCGATTATATTAAAATTGATGAAACACATTGGAGATGGTTAGTTGTTTTAGTAATTTATGTCATGGGTTTTGGTACCGTTTTCGAGCTTTACGATTTAAAAAAATCTAGTAAAATAGAAACTGTTACCAATGCAATACTACTTACAACTTCAGTAACAGTGCTTGTCTATCTTTTAACACCTTATTACACACCAACATTACCCGAAAACCGTATTCAAATACTTTACTTTTATTTAGCTATATTATTTCCGTTATTACTATGGAGGTTGGCTTATATTACGTTTATAGCTTCACCTAGATTTTATAAAAGAGCATTGTTAGTTGGTGAAACGTCTAGTATTGAAGCTGTAGTTTCATCAATAAAAAAAGCAGATCCAAATTATCAAATTATTGGATTTATTAATTGTGAAGCAGAAAAAGAAGACTCCATAAAATTCAAAGGAATAACGGAGTATAAAGCGAATCAAATTCACGAAATTATTTCTGAAGAAAATATCTCTGAAATTGTTATTGCAAGTTATAATTCTGAAACTATTTCTTCATCTATATATGTTGATTTAACAACGCTTCTAGAACGTGGCTATCCAGTTAGAGAATACACACAGGTGTATGAAGATATGTCTTACAGAGTACCTGTACAGTTTATTGGGAAAGATTTTTATAAAGATTTTCCATTTAGTAGAAACAATAAAAACAGGTTCTATTTAGCCTATAGAAGGTTTTTTGATGTGATTTTGTCTGTTTTCGGTGTTTTATGTTCTCTAGTGGTATTACCATTTATTGTAATAGGAAATGCTATTGGCAATAGAGGTCCATTATTATATTCTCAAGAACGCGTTGGAAAAAATGGAAAGCCCTTCAAAATTTTTAAATTTAGAAGTATGGTAACTAATGCTGAAGCTGGAGGAGCAGTTTGGGCTCAAAAAAATGATTCCAGAGTAACTGCTTTTGGGCGTTTTTTAAGAACCACACGTTTAGACGAGCTACCGCAATTAATAAATATTATTAAAGGAGAAATGAGTATTATTGGTCCAAGACCAGAACGACCAATGTTTGTTAACGAGTTAGCTCAGGTTATACCTTTCTACCATACAAGGCATATTGTAAAACCAGGTTTAACTGGTTGGGCTCAAGTAAATGCACGTTATGGGTCTAGTATTGATGACAGTTTAGTTAAGCTAGAGTACGATTTGTATTATATAAAACATCGTGGTTTTTTACTTGATTTTAATATTATTATTAAAACTTTAAGTACAGTTATTTTCTTTAGAGGACAGTAG
- a CDS encoding glycosyltransferase family 4 protein, whose amino-acid sequence MKNLLYIGNKLSSKGKTATTIDTLGNALSAEGYSVKAVSNKKNKFFRLLDMLLSILKNKKWADYVLIDTYSTQNFYYAYLTSWLCRLLQLKYLPILHGGNLPNRLKNSPKLSTAIFKNAYINVAPSEYIKSNFESFGYHNIAIIPNAIALDNYIFKQREIEVIRLLWVRSFSEVYNPKLAVSILKALHDIGEGASLTMVGPDNDGSLEDTKAFAESLNVEVDFTGKLSKQEWITRSKDYNIFINTTNFDNMPVSVIEAMALGLPVISTNVGGLPFLIENNLDGLLVPLNNVDAFVAAILKLKNNQEVIEPLIGQARKKVELYNWQIVKEKWKSILE is encoded by the coding sequence ATGAAAAACCTCCTCTACATAGGAAACAAGTTATCCAGTAAAGGTAAAACAGCCACTACTATAGATACGCTTGGTAATGCTTTATCTGCGGAAGGTTATTCTGTAAAAGCAGTATCCAACAAGAAGAATAAGTTTTTTAGATTGCTAGACATGTTACTCTCAATACTAAAAAATAAAAAGTGGGCAGATTATGTTTTAATAGATACGTATAGTACTCAAAATTTCTATTATGCCTATTTAACAAGCTGGTTGTGTCGTTTATTACAACTTAAATATCTACCTATTTTACATGGTGGTAATTTACCAAACCGGCTTAAAAATAGTCCCAAACTAAGTACAGCAATTTTTAAGAATGCATATATAAACGTAGCGCCTTCAGAATATATAAAATCTAATTTTGAAAGTTTTGGATATCATAATATTGCAATAATTCCAAATGCAATAGCTTTAGATAACTATATTTTTAAACAAAGGGAAATAGAAGTCATTAGGTTACTTTGGGTGCGTTCATTTTCAGAAGTATATAACCCTAAATTGGCAGTTTCAATTTTAAAAGCACTTCATGATATAGGAGAAGGAGCAAGTTTAACAATGGTTGGTCCAGATAACGATGGTAGTTTAGAAGACACAAAAGCTTTTGCAGAATCCTTAAATGTAGAAGTTGATTTTACAGGAAAGCTATCTAAACAAGAATGGATTACACGCTCTAAAGATTATAATATTTTTATAAATACCACTAATTTCGATAACATGCCTGTAAGTGTTATAGAAGCTATGGCATTAGGATTACCTGTAATATCTACAAATGTTGGTGGCTTGCCTTTTTTAATTGAAAATAATCTAGATGGTTTATTAGTTCCATTAAATAATGTCGATGCTTTTGTTGCAGCGATTTTAAAACTTAAAAATAATCAAGAAGTAATAGAACCATTAATTGGTCAAGCAAGAAAAAAGGTAGAACTGTATAACTGGCAAATAGTTAAGGAGAAATGGAAGTCAATTTTAGAATAA
- the lptB gene encoding LPS export ABC transporter ATP-binding protein, producing the protein MKLKAEHLMKSYNGRKVVKDVSLEVNTGEIVGLLGPNGAGKTTSFYMIVGLIKPNGGNIFLEGTNITKYPMYKRAQNGIGYLAQEASVFRKLSIEDNILSVLQMTKLSKKEQLHKMESLIDEFSLGHIRKSRGDLLSGGERRRTEIARALATDPNFILLDEPFAGVDPVAVEDIQRIIARLAKKDIGILITDHNVQETLAITDRTYLMFEGGILKAGEPEELAADEMVRKVYLGQNFELRKTKIDF; encoded by the coding sequence ATGAAATTAAAAGCCGAACATTTAATGAAGTCCTACAACGGACGAAAAGTTGTAAAAGACGTTTCTCTAGAAGTAAATACTGGAGAAATTGTTGGATTACTTGGACCTAATGGTGCTGGAAAAACAACGTCTTTTTACATGATTGTTGGCTTAATAAAACCTAATGGTGGAAATATATTTCTAGAAGGCACAAACATTACCAAATACCCAATGTACAAGCGTGCTCAAAATGGTATTGGTTACTTGGCACAGGAAGCTTCGGTTTTTAGAAAATTGAGTATTGAAGACAATATTCTAAGCGTTTTACAAATGACTAAGCTGAGTAAAAAAGAGCAATTACATAAAATGGAATCGCTTATTGATGAGTTTAGTTTAGGACATATTAGAAAAAGTCGTGGCGATTTATTGTCTGGTGGAGAACGAAGAAGAACAGAGATTGCGCGTGCCTTGGCAACCGATCCTAATTTTATTCTTTTAGATGAACCTTTTGCTGGTGTAGATCCTGTTGCAGTAGAAGATATTCAGCGAATTATTGCACGATTAGCAAAGAAAGATATTGGTATTCTTATTACAGACCACAACGTACAAGAAACTTTAGCAATTACAGATAGAACATACTTAATGTTTGAAGGTGGTATTCTTAAAGCTGGTGAGCCAGAAGAGCTTGCTGCAGACGAAATGGTACGTAAAGTGTATTTAGGACAGAACTTCGAGTTACGTAAAACTAAGATTGATTTCTAG
- a CDS encoding PorV/PorQ family protein → MKLQLTLALTIVSLTLFGQTKYSNEFMNIGVDAAALGMSNAVSATTNDVNAGYWNPAGLVNVEDNQLALMHSSYFANIANYDYAAFAMPIDDRSAIGISLIRFAVDDILDTTQLIDDQGNVNYDRISLFSTADYGFTFSYARKLPIQGLNYGINAKVIRRVIGDFANSWGFGFDAGIQFESENNWKFGLMARDITTTFNSWSYDDEAFARVQGAVEGQNQELPESSEITIPKLQIGISKNYLFHYDYSLKAELDLNVRFEQNNDVISTSFASVNPALGFEFGYIDMIYLRTGVGNFQNELQLDNSESLGFQPSFGVGFKYRGIHVDYAFTDIGDQSAALYSNVFSIKLDFSAFR, encoded by the coding sequence TTGAAACTACAACTAACACTTGCGCTAACCATAGTGTCATTAACACTTTTTGGTCAAACCAAATATTCTAACGAATTCATGAACATTGGTGTAGATGCTGCTGCTCTTGGAATGAGCAATGCTGTATCTGCTACTACTAACGATGTTAACGCTGGTTATTGGAATCCTGCGGGATTGGTTAACGTAGAAGATAACCAACTTGCATTAATGCATTCTAGTTATTTTGCAAACATTGCTAATTACGATTATGCTGCATTTGCAATGCCTATAGACGATAGAAGTGCTATTGGAATCTCATTAATACGTTTTGCTGTTGATGATATTTTAGACACCACGCAATTAATTGACGATCAAGGAAATGTTAATTACGATCGTATTAGTTTATTCTCGACAGCAGATTATGGTTTTACATTTTCTTATGCAAGAAAATTACCTATACAAGGTTTAAACTATGGTATTAATGCGAAAGTTATACGACGTGTTATTGGTGATTTTGCTAATTCTTGGGGATTTGGATTCGATGCAGGAATACAATTTGAAAGTGAAAACAATTGGAAATTTGGTTTAATGGCTCGCGATATTACAACAACCTTTAATTCTTGGAGTTACGATGACGAGGCCTTTGCTAGAGTACAAGGTGCTGTAGAAGGACAAAATCAAGAATTGCCTGAATCTTCAGAAATTACAATACCTAAATTACAAATTGGAATCTCTAAAAACTATCTTTTTCATTATGATTATAGCTTAAAAGCTGAACTTGACTTGAATGTACGTTTCGAGCAGAATAATGATGTTATTTCAACTTCTTTTGCTAGTGTAAATCCTGCTTTAGGTTTTGAGTTTGGTTATATAGACATGATATATCTTAGAACTGGTGTTGGTAATTTTCAAAATGAATTACAACTCGACAATTCAGAAAGTCTAGGCTTTCAGCCTAGTTTTGGTGTTGGCTTTAAATACAGAGGCATTCATGTAGATTATGCTTTTACAGACATTGGAGATCAAAGTGCTGCATTATATTCTAACGTGTTTTCTATAAAACTAGATTTTAGCGCTTTTAGATAA
- a CDS encoding glycosyltransferase family 4 protein: MRVLQLIDSLHPGGAERVAVNIANALASKVEASYLCATREEGMLKESIDTQVNYLFLNKQKTVDIKAIKKLSAFIKSENINIIHAHGTSFFLATVIKTLNKRVNIVWHDHFGNRATTSKTNQLILKQCSKSFSRIFCVNENLVAWSKLNLKCRLVSFMPNFVIEHTIEGKTQLKGKEGKRIICLANLRPDKDHLNAIEAFEALLKTNPEWTLHCVGKTFDDTYSKTILEKVKALGLSKNVFFYGSIVDVPYTLSQSNIGILSSVSEGLPMALLEYGLSVLPVVVTNVGECGKVILDGELGVLVPSKNSVLLAKAIQYYIDDPQLAVEKGKAFNTHVLKLYSSKEVIDTLITNYNITLEAQ, from the coding sequence ATGAGAGTTTTACAACTAATAGATTCTTTACATCCAGGAGGAGCAGAGCGCGTAGCAGTTAATATAGCCAACGCTTTAGCTTCTAAAGTAGAAGCGTCTTATTTGTGTGCAACACGCGAAGAGGGTATGTTAAAAGAAAGTATTGATACTCAAGTTAATTATCTGTTTTTAAATAAGCAAAAGACTGTAGATATTAAAGCAATTAAAAAGCTTAGTGCATTTATTAAGTCTGAAAACATAAATATTATCCACGCACATGGAACTTCGTTTTTTTTAGCTACTGTAATAAAAACTTTAAATAAGCGTGTAAATATTGTATGGCACGACCATTTTGGTAATAGAGCTACAACAAGTAAAACTAACCAACTTATTTTAAAACAATGCTCTAAATCCTTTTCTCGAATTTTTTGTGTGAATGAGAATTTGGTAGCATGGTCTAAACTTAATCTTAAATGTCGTCTAGTTAGTTTTATGCCAAACTTTGTAATAGAGCATACTATTGAAGGAAAAACACAATTAAAAGGAAAAGAAGGCAAGCGCATAATCTGTTTAGCAAATTTACGTCCAGATAAAGACCATCTTAATGCAATAGAAGCTTTTGAAGCACTTTTAAAAACAAATCCAGAATGGACTTTACATTGTGTTGGGAAAACATTCGATGACACCTATTCAAAAACTATTTTAGAAAAAGTAAAGGCACTAGGATTAAGCAAAAATGTTTTTTTTTATGGAAGTATTGTAGATGTTCCGTATACATTAAGCCAAAGTAATATTGGTATATTATCATCAGTTTCAGAAGGTTTGCCAATGGCACTTTTGGAGTATGGACTTTCAGTTTTACCAGTTGTGGTTACCAATGTTGGAGAGTGTGGTAAAGTAATATTAGATGGAGAGTTAGGTGTTTTAGTGCCATCTAAGAATAGTGTTTTATTAGCGAAAGCAATTCAATATTATATAGATGATCCACAATTAGCAGTAGAAAAAGGTAAAGCCTTTAATACACATGTACTTAAACTTTATTCTTCTAAAGAAGTAATAGATACATTAATAACGAATTATAATATTACTTTAGAAGCCCAGTGA
- a CDS encoding carboxymuconolactone decarboxylase family protein → MSGSVVKEFNDYRTKMNDKILADNNKVIKRIFNLDTNAFAEGALDVATKELLGLVASTVLRCDDCIKYHLESCHKAGLSKEKVVETLSIATLVGGTIVIPHLRKAYEYWDALESQS, encoded by the coding sequence ATGTCAGGATCAGTAGTTAAAGAATTCAACGATTATCGTACAAAAATGAACGATAAGATATTAGCAGATAATAATAAGGTAATAAAACGCATCTTTAATTTAGATACAAATGCTTTTGCAGAAGGTGCTTTAGATGTTGCCACAAAAGAACTTTTAGGCCTTGTTGCCTCTACAGTTTTACGTTGTGATGATTGTATTAAGTACCATTTAGAATCTTGCCATAAAGCAGGATTATCTAAAGAAAAAGTAGTAGAAACACTTAGTATTGCAACCTTAGTAGGTGGAACAATTGTAATTCCTCATTTAAGAAAAGCTTATGAATATTGGGATGCATTAGAATCTCAAAGTTAA
- a CDS encoding DUF4105 domain-containing protein produces MNKLLLTSLLLSFFLSFSQVPQLTENTEISIITIGPGSLLNDSFGHNGFRVKNEYLDVVYDYGRYPFNDPDFYINFAKGKLKYLMGAANTRDVVGLYKQQNRTIKEQGLNLNQDQKEALLSYLSNNYKPENRPYLYDFFYDNCATKMRDVSETVLNGDIEYKTPKVYKEETFRDLIQNNLYWNSWGSFGIDIALGSVIDKVASPREYMFLPENIFQFFEEASFKSSNKQVVKESRILYAQNGDFEKDSFFTSPIFILSILSLFILFVTYKDNKNAKRSKWLDTVLFTITGAIGLLLVLLWFATDHSATAYNYNLLWACPISLIALFQVSKNTPKRWFISYLKFLVIMLCLMTLHWFIGVQVYAYGLIPLLIALAVRYVYLIRFFGSKDSKKQS; encoded by the coding sequence ATGAATAAACTTTTACTCACTTCACTTCTACTCTCATTCTTTTTATCATTTTCTCAAGTACCACAACTTACCGAAAACACAGAAATTAGTATTATTACTATTGGGCCTGGAAGTTTGTTAAACGATAGTTTTGGCCACAACGGTTTTAGAGTAAAAAACGAATATCTAGATGTTGTTTACGACTACGGAAGATACCCTTTTAACGACCCTGATTTTTATATAAATTTTGCCAAAGGCAAATTAAAGTATTTAATGGGAGCTGCTAATACTAGAGATGTAGTTGGTTTATACAAACAGCAAAATAGAACAATAAAAGAGCAAGGTCTTAATTTAAACCAAGACCAAAAAGAAGCGCTTCTAAGTTATTTAAGTAATAATTACAAACCAGAAAACAGACCATATCTTTATGATTTTTTCTACGATAATTGCGCTACTAAAATGCGTGACGTTTCTGAGACTGTTTTAAATGGTGACATAGAATATAAGACACCTAAAGTATATAAAGAAGAAACATTTAGAGACCTTATTCAAAATAATTTATATTGGAATTCTTGGGGAAGTTTTGGTATTGATATTGCCTTAGGTTCTGTTATCGATAAGGTTGCTAGCCCTAGAGAATATATGTTTTTACCAGAAAACATCTTTCAGTTTTTTGAAGAAGCTTCGTTTAAAAGTTCTAATAAACAAGTAGTAAAAGAATCTAGAATACTTTATGCTCAAAATGGTGATTTTGAAAAGGATAGTTTTTTTACAAGTCCTATTTTTATACTTTCAATATTAAGTTTATTTATTTTATTTGTTACTTATAAGGATAATAAAAACGCTAAACGCTCTAAGTGGCTAGATACCGTACTGTTTACAATAACAGGTGCTATTGGCTTACTATTAGTACTACTTTGGTTTGCTACAGACCATTCTGCCACTGCATACAATTACAATTTACTTTGGGCTTGCCCAATTAGTTTAATAGCCTTATTTCAAGTTTCTAAAAACACTCCAAAACGTTGGTTTATAAGCTATTTAAAATTTCTTGTTATTATGTTGTGTTTAATGACGTTGCATTGGTTTATTGGAGTGCAAGTTTATGCTTATGGGCTTATTCCATTACTAATAGCATTAGCTGTGAGGTATGTTTATTTGATTCGGTTTTTTGGAAGTAAAGACTCGAAAAAACAAAGTTAA